One part of the Moorena sp. SIOASIH genome encodes these proteins:
- a CDS encoding ATP-dependent helicase codes for MSEDTDTKSGSQQTPLAAWRAQELQRLRNSLRRGQQPMADWQGGTLAVSAVPGAGKSTGMAKAAAIAIANYQLHSRYQLLVVTFTRSAAASIRAKIRDDLKTLKVPQNSFVVYTLHGLALYIANRHPELSGLNLDSSTLVTPNQSHRLIRACVEQWIANYPRRYLTLLEGRSFDGEETERLRRQSVLRTEVLPNLAYTVIHEAKSSGLLPADLWHLSEQTTDEYGILAIAAGLYQQYQTIVRSREFIDYDDMILAALRVLQNYAIRQLWQNQFFAVFEDEAQDSTPLQYRLLQTLATLPASSEPNLEPWPIGHATRTTSQPSTKQPSTKQPLTKQPSTKQPSTKQPLTNLIRVGDPNQAINSTFTPADPIYFNWFCQECQGIGHLATMDQAGRSSQVIIDAANFIVNWVNSTYGNKNSTETVPQPDSIPQTQPSTELPFRPQTIRRVDANDPQADANPNPEGRGLELYTPKDIYHTVELIGKRVVELFAKNQNHNAAVLVRENRQGTFVVEQLEYLKRQHGIEVYDVQKRDRESHVPSQILTLLQFLDRPHSPDYLKAALDVLVKRQLIPTQDLNALSTYPEQFLYPGPLDPPQTKAVIKARRYCCDLLRARLELPNYHLISFLAQTLNYDQSELATADKLAERIAKQTFGKSSISETLTVLQEIVSSERFEPVDPDNTDSPYLRSHQLTVITMHKAKGLDWDYVFLPFLHEDTLPGNPWVPTAAQFLGEFTLAEVARAQIRAYLHGKPLPMAPEAWEQAAQLKTAEEFRLLYVAMTRAKRLLWMAAADLGPFRWNTFSGKGDNLQQKKPCPVLPALKAQFPNSLMVNA; via the coding sequence ATGTCAGAGGATACAGATACCAAGTCAGGCTCACAGCAAACCCCCCTCGCAGCTTGGCGTGCCCAAGAACTACAACGACTCCGCAATAGTTTAAGACGGGGACAACAACCGATGGCCGACTGGCAAGGGGGAACCTTAGCGGTTTCTGCTGTCCCTGGTGCTGGGAAATCTACTGGCATGGCAAAAGCTGCAGCAATTGCGATCGCAAATTACCAACTCCATAGCAGATATCAATTGCTGGTAGTAACCTTCACTCGCTCTGCCGCTGCCAGTATTCGAGCTAAAATCCGCGATGACCTAAAAACCCTTAAGGTCCCACAAAATAGTTTTGTAGTCTATACCTTACATGGTTTAGCCCTCTACATTGCTAACCGTCATCCAGAATTATCGGGACTTAATCTAGACAGTAGTACTCTAGTAACTCCAAATCAAAGTCATCGCTTAATCCGTGCTTGTGTGGAACAGTGGATTGCTAATTATCCACGCCGGTATCTTACCTTGCTCGAAGGTCGAAGCTTTGATGGAGAAGAAACAGAACGGTTGCGCAGACAATCCGTATTGCGAACGGAAGTTTTACCTAACCTGGCCTACACCGTTATCCATGAAGCCAAAAGTTCTGGGTTATTACCAGCAGATTTGTGGCACCTGAGTGAACAGACAACCGATGAATATGGAATATTAGCGATCGCAGCAGGACTGTATCAACAGTATCAAACCATAGTGCGATCGCGTGAATTCATCGACTACGACGACATGATTCTAGCCGCGCTGAGAGTCCTACAAAACTATGCCATCCGTCAGCTCTGGCAAAATCAATTTTTTGCCGTCTTTGAAGACGAAGCCCAGGATTCCACACCCTTACAATACCGACTCTTGCAAACCCTAGCCACATTGCCAGCTAGTTCCGAACCAAACCTTGAACCTTGGCCTATTGGCCACGCTACGCGAACAACCTCCCAACCTTCAACCAAACAACCTTCAACCAAACAACCTTTAACCAAACAACCTTCAACCAAACAACCTTCAACCAAACAACCTTTAACAAATCTGATCCGAGTTGGAGACCCCAATCAAGCCATTAACTCTACCTTTACCCCAGCTGACCCGATTTACTTCAATTGGTTTTGCCAAGAATGTCAGGGAATAGGACATTTAGCCACCATGGATCAAGCGGGTCGCAGTAGCCAGGTTATCATCGATGCTGCCAACTTTATCGTGAATTGGGTTAATAGCACCTATGGCAACAAAAACTCTACCGAAACAGTACCACAGCCAGACTCTATCCCCCAAACCCAACCATCCACCGAGCTACCCTTTCGTCCTCAAACCATTCGTCGAGTAGATGCCAATGACCCTCAAGCGGATGCCAACCCAAATCCAGAAGGGAGAGGTTTAGAACTTTACACTCCTAAGGACATTTACCACACAGTCGAACTGATTGGAAAGCGAGTAGTAGAGCTATTTGCCAAAAACCAAAACCATAACGCTGCTGTGTTAGTGCGGGAGAATCGACAAGGAACCTTTGTGGTCGAACAACTGGAGTATCTCAAACGCCAGCATGGGATTGAGGTGTATGATGTCCAAAAACGCGATCGCGAATCCCACGTTCCCAGTCAAATCCTAACACTGCTGCAATTTCTCGACCGTCCCCATTCTCCGGATTACCTAAAAGCTGCCCTAGATGTCTTGGTAAAACGTCAGTTAATTCCCACCCAAGACCTCAATGCTCTATCCACCTATCCCGAACAATTCCTCTATCCTGGTCCATTGGACCCACCCCAGACCAAAGCAGTTATCAAAGCTCGCCGCTACTGCTGTGATTTACTGCGTGCTCGTCTAGAACTCCCCAATTATCACCTAATTTCCTTCCTGGCTCAGACCTTAAACTATGACCAATCCGAGCTAGCCACAGCAGATAAATTAGCCGAACGGATAGCAAAACAGACCTTTGGCAAAAGTTCTATCAGTGAAACTCTAACAGTACTCCAGGAAATCGTTAGCTCAGAACGTTTTGAACCTGTAGACCCAGACAATACAGACTCCCCTTATCTGCGTTCCCATCAACTGACTGTGATCACCATGCACAAAGCCAAAGGATTAGACTGGGACTATGTTTTCTTGCCCTTTCTCCATGAAGACACCCTTCCAGGTAATCCGTGGGTACCTACTGCCGCTCAGTTTTTGGGAGAATTTACCCTAGCAGAAGTAGCCAGAGCTCAAATTCGTGCCTACCTTCACGGGAAACCCTTACCCATGGCACCCGAGGCTTGGGAACAAGCCGCACAGCTTAAGACTGCTGAAGAATTCCGCTTGCTCTATGTAGCCATGACCCGAGCTAAACGGTTGCTGTGGATGGCCGCCGCCGATTTGGGACCATTTCGGTGGAATACCTTTAGTGGTAAAGGAGATAACTTGCAGCAGAAGAAACCCTGTCCAGTATTGCCAGCATTGAAAGCTCAGTTTCCAAATTCTTTAATGGTTAATGCTTAA